A region from the Lolium perenne isolate Kyuss_39 chromosome 4, Kyuss_2.0, whole genome shotgun sequence genome encodes:
- the LOC127293375 gene encoding beta-glucuronosyltransferase GlcAT14B, with the protein MDHAAAHSPRATAIDLRWLLSVVAGGLFALFIIAASPVPFPSASLFLSQQQTSPAHAASSPRPKDLPPLFVDAALSAQARPLEPAAPSPPRFAYLISGSAGDAGMLRRCLLALYHPRNHYILHLDAEAPDSDRAELAAFVAAHPVLAAARNVRVVEKANLVTYRGPTMVTTTLHAAAAFLWGEGRGRGADWDWFINLSASDYPLVTQDDMMDVFSELPRDLNFLDHTSDIGWKAFARAMPVIIDPALYMKKKGDLFWIPQKRELPTAFKLFGGSAWMVLSRPFVEYLIWGWDNLPRTVLMYYANFISSPEGYFHTVACNADEFRNTTVNHDLHYIAWDNPPMQHPHLLTHADWDGMLGSAAPFARKFRRNDPVLDRIDAELLSRGPGSLAPGGWCAGEVRPAGSYNRTEGEDPCKAVGNAAFVRSGPGAERLRSLMTSLLSEENFRPKQCIVVEERNVQKNRTEIDGRA; encoded by the exons ATGGACCACGCCGCCGCCCACTCCCCTCGCGCCACGGCCATCGACCTGCGGTGGCTGCTCTCCGTCGTCGCCGGCGGCCTCTTCGCCCTGTTCATCATCGCTGCCTCCCCGGTCCCGTTCCCCTccgcctccctcttcctctcccagcAACAAACCTCCCCTGCCCACGCAGCGTCCTCCCCACGCCCCAAGGACCTGCCCCCGCTCTTCGTCGACGCCGCGCTCTCCGCGCAGGCGCGGCCCCTCGAGCCCGCGGCCCCCTCGCCGCCGCGCTTCGCGTACCTCATCTCCGGCTCGGCCGGCGACGCCGGCATGCTCCGCCGGTGCCTGCTCGCGCTGTACCACCCCCGGAACCACTACATCCTGCACCTGGACGCGGAGGCGCCCGACTCGGACCGCGCGGAGCTGGCGGCGTTCGTGGCCGCGCAccccgtcctcgccgccgcccgcAACGTGCGCGTGGTGGAGAAGGCCAACCTCGTCACCTACCGCGGCCCCACCATGGTCACCACCACgctccacgccgccgccgccttcctgtGGGGCGAAGGGCGCGGGCGAGGAGCCGACTGGGACTGGTTCATCAACCTCTCCGCCTCCGACTACCCGCTCGTCACGCAGGACG ACATGATGGACGTGTTCTCGGAGCTGCCGCGTGACCTCAACTTCCTTGATCACACCAGCGACATCGGCTGGAAAGC GTTCGCGAGGGCGATGCCGGTGATCATCGACCCGGCGCTCTACATGAAGAAGAAGGGCGATCTGTTCTGGATACCTCAAAAGAGGGAGTTGCCCACCGCCTTCAAGCTCTTCGGCG GTTCAGCGTGGATGGTGCTATCCCGGCCGTTCGTGGAGTACCTGATCTGGGGTTGGGACAACCTGCCCCGGACGGTGCTCATGTACTACGCCAACTTCATCTCCTCCCCGGAGGGCTACTTCCACacggtggcctgcaacgccgacGAGTTCCGGAacaccaccgtgaaccacgacctgCACTACATCGCCTGGGACAACCCGCCGATGCAGCACCCGCACCTGCTCACCCACGCCGACTGGGACGGCATGCTCGGCAGCGCCGCCCCCTTCGCGCGCAAGTTCCGCCGGAACGACCCCGTCCTCGACAGGATCGACGCCGAGCTCCTGTCGCGCGGCCCCGGCTCGCTCGCGCCCGGCGGATGGTGCGCCGGTGAGGTGCGGCCTGCGGGGAGCTACAACCGGACCGAAGGCGAGGATCCCTGCAAGGCTGTCGGGAACGCCGCGTTCGTGCGGTCTGGCCCCGGCGCTGAGCGGCTGCGGAGCCTCATGACGTCGTTGCTGTCCGAGGAGAACTTCCGGCCGAAGCAGTGCATAGTAGTAGAAGAAAGGAATGTTCAGAAGAACAGAACTGAAATCGATGGGCGTGCCTGA
- the LOC127293377 gene encoding uncharacterized protein has translation MAAAPGRCREALPTTLLTLADELLEEIFLRLPGAADLARASMASVSFRRLIADHGFLRRFRGGHLPPLLGVIPSRHRQDDPTHLAQPPHPCAAAASTLAGFHAAVFSCSFLPSPKRWHRRDLRDGRVLLSGVPEGSKFDCRTLARELAVCDPLYRRYVLLPAIPDDLAASVVRLQPQRFEPFLAPPAAAVEDKEEDGMSFRVICLAQCATKLVLFIFSRGRGAGAGAGQWRSVTFDNWNALVAGSDNWAPCVAYSWPWRRHYAHGCFCWAFYPEGKLIVLDTRTMDFSAVNLPHAGSNQMQVVILEAGNGRLGMFMNEYLTRELSYVVLRNDGHAANQWQSEATFSLPLNQRNMLMGVAGGYLLIHGIPESFFSFPWAEREDVNVFSLNLKTLQLEPFFASKHCIMDGHLFAGFPPSLSPPTI, from the coding sequence ATGGCGGCGGCACCTGGGCGCTGCCGTGAAGCCCTGCCGACGACGCTGCTGACCCTAGCAGATGAGCTCCTGGAGGAAATCTTCCTCCGCCTCCCCGGCGCGGCGGACCTCGCCCGCGCCTCCATGGCCAGCGTCTCCTTCCGCCGCCTCATCGCGGACCACGGCTTCCTCCGCCGGTTCCGCGGCGGCCACCTGCCGCCTCTCCTAGGCGTCATTCCTTCCCGCCACCGGCAGGACGATCCGACGCATCTAGCCCAGCCGCCACAtccctgcgccgccgccgcgagcacCTTGGCCGGTTTTCACGCCGCCGTCTTCTCGTGCTCCTTCCTCCCCTCCCCGAAGCGCTGGCACAGGCGCGACCTACGGGACGGCCGCGTCCTCCTCTCGGGCGTTCCGGAGGGAAGCAAGTTCGACTGCCGCACCTTGGCCAGGGAATTGGCTGTGTGCGACCCGCTGTACCGGCGCTACGTGCTGCTGCCTGCCATCCCCGACGACCTGGCCGCTTCAGTAGTGCGGTTGCAGCCACAGCGTTTTGAGCCCTTCCTtgctcctccggccgccgccgtGGAGGATAAGGAGGAGGATGGCATGTCATTCAGAGTTATCTGCTTGGCCCAGTGCGCAACCAAGCTGGTCCTCTTCATCTTCTCTCGTGGTCGTGGTGCTGGAGCTGGAGCTGGACAATGGCGCTCTGTTACATTTGACAATTGGAACGCTCTGGTGGCAGGATCGGACAACTGGGCTCCATGCGTGGCATACTCGTGGCCTTGGAGGCGCCACTACGCACACGGATGCTTCTGTTGGGCGTTTTATCCTGAAGGCAAGTTGATCGTGCTCGACACACGTACTATGGATTTCTCTGCTGTCAACCTCCCACATGCTGGCAGCAATCAGATGCAGGTTGTCATTCTAGAGGCAGGGAATGGAAGGCTTGGGATGTTTATGAATGAGTATTTGACACGGGAACTCAGCTATGTAGTTTTGAGGAATGATGGACATGCTGCAAACCAGTGGCAATCAGAGGCAACGTTCAGCTTGCCCCTAAATCAGCGCAATATGCTCATGGGCGTAGCTGGGGGATATTTACTCATACATGGTATTCCAGAAAGCTTTTTTTCATTCCCGTGGGCTGAAAGGGAAGACGTGAATGTTTTTTCGCTAAATCTCAAGACTTTGCAGCTTGAGCCGTTCTTTGCATCTAAGCATTGCATCATGGATGGTCATCTGTTTGCCGGTTTCCCACCATCATTGTCTCCACCAACTATTTGA
- the LOC127293376 gene encoding HIPL1 protein yields MGRLPRSPRSLLPLLLLSCCLSCQPWLLRALPLCTDSRAPVPLNGTLGFCPYSGTSCCDAAADAALRKQLQAMNVSDAACAAVLKSVLCAKCSPFSAELFNSSSKIRMVPLLCNNTSSASSAQSKDSTQDYCKLVWETCKDVTVLNSPFQPSLQGSAELPSSSSKLTDVWQSENNFCSSFGGSSDDQAVCFNGNAVSFNTTEPSPSPKGVCLERIGNGSYLNMAPHPDGSNRVFLSNQAGKIWLATVPEQGSGNTLQFDEASPFLDLTDEVHLDSEFGLMGIAFHPKFATNGRFFVSYNCDRTQSPNCAGRCSCNSDVDCDPSKLGTDNGAQPCQYQTVVSEYSAKGSSSNVSATTSANPSEVSRIFTMGLPYTAHHAGQILFGPTDGYLYFMMGDGGNKGDPFNFAQNKKSLLGKVMRLDVDNVQSQRQISNHSLWGNYSIPRDNPFAQDSDLQPEIWALGFRNPWRCSFDSERPSYFFCADVGQDVYEEVDLISKGGNYGWRPYEGPYIYHPEWTPGGNTSLSSINAIIPVMGYNHSAVNKNVGSASITGGYVYRGSTDPCLYGRYMYADLYATAMWTGAENPESSGNYTSTLTPFSCSKNSPIPCEMASGSPLPSLGYVFSFGEDNSKDVFLLTSKGVYRVVRPSLCGYTCPTEKPATDDGTMSPSGPSSPGSVTRVGKLVAVAFAFVVYTLYF; encoded by the exons ATGGGGAGGCTCCCGCGCTCACCGCGCTCCCTCCTTCCCCTCCTGCTGCTCTCTTGCTGCCTCTCGTGCCAGCCGTGGCTCCTCCGCGCCCTCCCGCTCTGCACGGACTCGAGGGCGCCCGTGCCGCTCAACGGGACGCTCGGGTTCTGCCCCTACAGCGGGACCAGCTGCTgcgacgccgccgccgacgccgcgctCAGGAAGCAGCTCCAGGCCATGAACGTCTCCGACGCCGCGTGCGCCGCCGTCCTCAAGTCCGTCCTCTGCGCG aaatgcaGTCCATTTTCGGCTGAGTTGTTCAACTCAAGCTCAAAGATTCGGATGGTTCCTCTTCTGTGCAACAATACCTCTTCAGCAAGCTCTGCTCAATCAAAAGATTCCACACAAGACTACTGCAAACTTGTTTGGGAAACCTGCAAAGATGTGACAGTACTCAACTCTCCTTTTCAACCTTCCTTGCAAGGAAGTGCAGAACTACCTAGTTCATCGTCAAAGCTTACTGATGTCTGGCAATCCGAAAATAACTTCTGCTCATCATTTGGTGGCTCGTCTGATGACCAGGCAGTATGCTTTAATGGAAATGCAGTTTCGTTTAACACTACTGAACCATCACCCTCCCCTAAAGGGGTATGCCTTGAGAGAATCGGCAATGGGTCATACCTGAACATGGCCCCTCACCCTGATGGATCCAACAGAGTTTTCTTGTCTAACCAAGCTGGAAAGATATGGTTGGCAACTGTCCCAGAACAAGGTTCTGGAAACACTCTACAATTTGACGAGGCCAGCCCATTCCTTGATCTAACTGATGAAGTGCATTTAGATTCCGAGTTTGGACTCATGGgcatagcattccatccaaagtttGCTACCAATGGGCGCTTCTTTGTTTCCTATAATTGTGATAGAACTCAATCACCTAACTGTGCTGGTAGATGCTCATGTAATTCTGATGTTGACTGTGATCCTTCAAAGCTCGGCACTGATAATGGTGCTCAGCCATGCCAGTACCAAACTGTCGTGTCTGAGTATTCTGCAAAAGGCTCCTCATCAAATGTTTCTGCG ACAACGTCTGCTAATCCATCGGAGGTTAGCAGAATATTTACAATGGGGCTTCCGTATACAGCTCACCATGCAGGACAAATTCTTTTTGGACCTACAGATGGGTATCTGTACTTTATGATGGGAGATGGTGGAAACAAAGGCGACCCTTTTAATTTCGCTCAGAACAAGAAATCACTTCTGGGAAAAGTAATGAGGCTTGACGTTGACAATGTACAAA GCCAGAGGCAAATCAGTAACCACAGCTTGTGGGGTAACTATTCAATTCCAAGGGACAATCCGTTTGCTCAAGATAGTGATTTACAACCAGAGATCTGGGCCTTGGGTTTTAGAAATCCATGGAGATGCAGTTTTGATTCTGAGAGACCTTCCTACTTCTTCTGTGCAGATGTTGGGCAG GATGTATATGAAGAGGTAGACTTGATCTCCAAGGGTGGAAACTATGGCTGGCGGCCATATGAGGGCCCATATATTTATCATCCAGAATGGACTCCTGGAGGGAATACATCACTTAGTTCCATAAATGCCATCATCCCTGTCATGGGTTACAACCATTCTGCTGTGAACAAGAATGTTGGGTCTGCATCAATTACAGGTGGATATGTCTACCGAGGGTCTACCGATCCCTGCTTATATGGAAG GTATATGTATGCCGATCTATACGCAACAGCGATGTGGACCGGGGCAGAGAACCCGGAGAGCAGCGGGAATTACACCTCCACCCTGACACCGTTCAGCTGCTCCAAGAACTCCCCGATACCCTGCGAAATGGCAAGCGGAAGTCCTCTCCCCTCCCTGGGCTACGTGTTCTCCTTCGGCGAGGACAACAGCAAGGACGTCTTCCTCTTGACGAGCAAGGGTGTCTACAGAGTCGTCCGGCCTAGCTTGTGTGGCTACACTTGCCCCACAGAGAAGCCGGCGACCGATGATGGAACAATGTCACCCTCTGGCCCTTCATCGCCAGGATCGGTGACACGGGTAGGGAAGTTGGTGGCGGTAGCCTTTGCGTTTGTTGTATATACGTTGTACTTTTGA